CATCGCCGAGCTGGCGGCCGATACAGCCGAAAGCAAGGTACGAGTGCAGGAGGAAACCCCACCCGGCATCGTCAACCTGATATCGACCAAGTTCCTCGACAAGTACGCCACGCTGGAGGCCGCCCGCGCCGCGCTGCGCGAGCTGGCCAGCTTCGGCAGCATGGACATCGCCCTCGTGCCCACGCCGGTCGCCGTGGGCGGCCAGTCCTGAAGCCTCCCACACGCACGCTACGCATTCATCGCCATGATCCAGATCACCTTCCTCACCAACCACGGCAAGACGGTCAGCGCGCCGGTGAACAGC
This genomic window from Cupriavidus oxalaticus contains:
- a CDS encoding ferredoxin, with translation MFVLLTSRPGQFRTEPTDGMTAVEAYDYVFYGKRTARFVIAELAADTAESKVRVQEETPPGIVNLISTKFLDKYATLEAARAALRELASFGSMDIALVPTPVAVGGQS